One Pseudanabaena sp. FACHB-2040 DNA window includes the following coding sequences:
- a CDS encoding DUF1517 domain-containing protein, protein MRGRFNQLSGQTRFVVCRVFVHLSGREVAPLLGVLNQAGREAVDSKGDMPVLGEQLVRVCETLLEYDTFWQSAANEGDVVWDEGEAGDYINELFTDSAGRYGSSADFGPNSSENFAIPMTQNVVVMITAAFEGEAPELEANLADIHALRTGLKALIDLNYRGTLRAIQIHFSPAQVGDELTSDQLIESFPELIPL, encoded by the coding sequence TTGCGTGGTCGCTTCAATCAGCTTAGCGGACAGACACGCTTTGTTGTATGTCGCGTTTTTGTGCATCTTTCAGGCCGAGAAGTAGCACCACTGTTGGGCGTACTTAATCAGGCTGGACGTGAGGCGGTCGATTCAAAAGGGGATATGCCAGTGTTGGGCGAACAACTCGTGCGAGTTTGTGAAACCTTGCTGGAGTATGACACTTTTTGGCAATCAGCAGCCAATGAAGGAGACGTAGTTTGGGATGAAGGCGAAGCTGGAGATTACATAAACGAACTATTTACCGACTCGGCTGGACGTTATGGTAGTTCAGCAGACTTTGGCCCAAATAGCAGCGAAAATTTCGCAATCCCCATGACACAAAATGTGGTTGTCATGATTACAGCTGCCTTTGAAGGCGAAGCACCTGAATTAGAAGCCAATCTAGCTGACATCCATGCATTAAGAACAGGTTTAAAAGCTCTAATCGATCTGAACTATAGGGGAACCTTACGAGCAATTCAAATACATTTTTCCCCTGCCCAAGTAGGAGACGAACTCACGTCGGACCAACTGATTGAAAGCTTCCCTGAACTCATTCCCCTTTAA